One segment of Hemitrygon akajei chromosome 15, sHemAka1.3, whole genome shotgun sequence DNA contains the following:
- the LOC140739223 gene encoding uncharacterized protein, whose translation MLTPAYKPQLKRVRAEKRQIRVWPKGAASALQDCFLHTDWVIFKTAASYDDHIDIEEYAEAVISYIAKCTEDVTVIKTFSARGYKKPWMTTEVRSLLKARDTAYRSGDRSTLRSARSTLSLGIRKAKRAYAGKIHGHFCDTGDTRRMWQGIKALTDYRIRQKLDDSDASLPNRLNKFFARFEASNTTARGRASPFLPSDQPAPIIDSEHTRRTLARVNPRKTGGPNNIPGHVLKEYADVFADVLTDIFNISLSQAIVPRCFKTSTIIPVAKKSVVACLNDYHPVALTPVVMKCFEQLGKPHITASLPSSLDPLVCLSSKSLYGGRNIHHTAHSSLSLGLQRHLCQNPIH comes from the coding sequence ATGTTAACACCAGCATATAAACCACAGCTTAAACGTGTGAGAGCAGAGAAAAGACAGATAAGGGTCTGGCCAAAAGGAGCAGCCTCAGCACTACAAGACTGTTTTTTGCACACTGACTGGGTCATATTCAAAACAGCAGCCTCCTATGATGACCATATAGACATTGAGGAGTATGCAGAGGCAGTAATCAGCTACATAGCCAAATGCACGGAGGATGTCACTGTGATTAAAACCTTCAGCGCACGTGGTTATAAAAAGCCGtggatgacaacagaggtgcgTTCACTACTGAAGGCCCGTGACACAGCCTACAGATCGGGGGACAGGAGTACGCTTCGCTCAGCCAGGTCTACGCTTTCACTAGGGATCAGGAAAGCAAAAAGGGCCTATGCAGGCAAAATACATGGACACttctgtgacacaggtgacacCAGACGGATGTGGCAGGGAATTAAAGCTCTGACAGACTACAGGATCAGGCAGAAACTTGATGACAGCGACGCCTCTCTTCCTAACAGGCTTAACAAATTCTTTGCACGCTTTgaagcatcaaacactacagcaagggggagagccagtcccttcttaccatctgaccagccggctccaatcattgattcagagcacACACGGAGGACCCTTGCCAGGGTTAACCCACGAAAAACAGGAGGTCCCAACAACATCCCTGGACATGTGCTCAAGGAATATGCTGATGTATTtgcagatgtcctgacagacattttcaacatctcccttagtcaagccattgtccccagatgcttcaaaacctccacaatcatccctgtagcaaagaaatcagttgtagcctgtctgaatgattaccaTCCCGTTGCCCTGACCCCcgtagtgatgaaatgttttgaacagCTTGGCAAacctcatatcacagccagcctcccctcatcgctggatcctctagTTTGCTTATCATCCAAATCGCTCTacggaggacgcaatatccaccacactgcacacagttctctctcacttggactacaaagacacttatgccagaatcctatacattga